From the genome of Streptomyces sp. V2I9:
ACGAGGTCGGCCGCCAGCTCGCCGGCATCCTCGCGGAGACCCCCGAGGCCGCACTCGTCGACGAGATCTTCGAACGCTCCGACGGCAACGCCTTCTTCGTCGAGGAGCTGGCCCGTTCCCTGGAGTGCTGCGGCGACAGTTCCGGTCTGACCGAATCCCTCCGCGACCTCCTGCTCGTCCGCGTCGAGGCGCTGCCCGAACACGCCCAGCGAATCGCCCGGATCGCCGCCGAGGGCGGCTCCTCCGTCGAACACGAGCTGCTGGCCGCCGTCGCCGGACTGGGCGAGCTCGAACTCGACGAGGCCCTGCGCGCGGCCGTCGGGGCCAACCTCCTGCAACCCGCGCCCGACAACGACGGCTACCGCTTCCGGCACTCCCTGGTCCGCGAGGCCGTCAGCGACGATCTGCTGCCCGGCGAGCGGACCCGCGTCAACCGCCGGTACGCCGAAGCCCTGGAGGCCGACCCCTCCCTCGTCCGGGACGACGAACGGGCCACCCGGCTCGCCAGCTACTGGTACGCCGCCCACGACGCCGCCAAGGCCCTGCCCGCCGTCCTGCGGGCCGCCGTCGAGGCCCGCCGCCGCTACGCCTACTCCGAGCAACTGCGGCTCCTGGAACGGGCGATGGAGCTGTGGGACGACGTGCCCGACGCGGTACGCGCCTCCCTGCGCCCCCTCGACTACGCGGAGGTCTATCCGGGCTCCGGCCGCGACCCCGGGAACACGCCGCTGCGCTACCTGGACGTGATGGCCGAGGCCACCGTCGCCGCCCACTTCGGCGGCGACCGCAAACGCGCCCTGGCCATCACCAAGAAGGCCATGCGGGTCCTGGCAGCCGAACCCGACCCGCTGCGCGAGGCGTGGTTCCTGGTGCAGCGCAGCCGGCTGGTGCAGGTGCTCGACAAGGGGGACGGGTGGGAGGAGCTGGCCACCGCGCAGGAGCTGGTGCGCGGACTGCCGCCGTCCCCCGTGCAGGCCGACATCCTGACCAACGTGGCCAGTTGGAAGGCGCTGCACCAGCCGGGCCCGGAGGCGCTCGCGGACAGCGACCGCGCGGTGGCGTACGCCCGGCTCGTCGGCGACGAGTACATCGAGCTGCACGCCCGCCTCACCCGCGGCTGGCTCACCGCGGACGCGGGCGGCGTCGAGGACGGTCTCGCCGAGATGTACGCCGTCCGGGACCGTGCCGAGAAGCTGCACCTGATGAACCTGCTCGGCCGGGTCAGCGTCAACCTGCCCTCCTCGCTGGAGGCGATGGGCCGTTCGCTGGAGGCCGTCGCCGCCGCCGACCACGGTATCGAGATCTGCCACAGCCACGGCCTGGCCGACTCGGAGGCCTGGGTCTACGCCAACCAGTCCCAGTCCCTGTTCTCGCTCGGGCACTGGCCCCAGAGCGAGGCCGCGGCCGCGTCCGCCACCCGTCTGGCGCTCGGCCCCAAGGGAAAGGGGCTCGCCGCCCTCCGCCACGCCGAACTGGCCGTCGCCCGCGGGGAGGCGGCCGAGGCGGAGGACCTGCTCGCCCTGGTCCGCAGGCACTTCGGGCACCGCGACCCGCAGCACCAGTACCTGATCGACCCGGTCCGGCACGGCATGGAGCTGGCCGCCTCCCGCGGCAGGCTCGCCGAGGCGCGGGCCGCGTTCGAGGAGCTGGCCCGGCCCGGCTTCCCGCCCGGCACCCAGCGCTACGCCCTGCCGCTGCTGGGGACCGCCGCCATGATCGAGGCCGACGCCCGCGGGCTGCCCGCCGCCGAGGCGGGCCGCCCCGGCGTCCTCGCCCTGATCCGCCGGTGCGTGAAGAACCTCCCCATGCTCGTCCCCGTATGGGCCGCCCACGGCGTCCTCATCGAGGCGGAGCTCGCGCGTGCGGAGG
Proteins encoded in this window:
- a CDS encoding helix-turn-helix transcriptional regulator, with translation MITVREKVPPASYAYAMLGRVETRSVSPVFVGRAAELASLTEALGRAASGDPQALLIGGEAGVGKTRLVEQFVTTAERRGAVVAVGSCVEIGADGLPFAPFPTALRALRRALPEEMAAACAGQEGELARLLPELGEVHQDATHEHSIARLFELTARLLERISADRAVVLVLEDLHWADASTRHLLAYLFRTLGSGRLMVVGTYRADDLHRRHPLRPLLAELDRLRTVTRVELARFSHDEVGRQLAGILAETPEAALVDEIFERSDGNAFFVEELARSLECCGDSSGLTESLRDLLLVRVEALPEHAQRIARIAAEGGSSVEHELLAAVAGLGELELDEALRAAVGANLLQPAPDNDGYRFRHSLVREAVSDDLLPGERTRVNRRYAEALEADPSLVRDDERATRLASYWYAAHDAAKALPAVLRAAVEARRRYAYSEQLRLLERAMELWDDVPDAVRASLRPLDYAEVYPGSGRDPGNTPLRYLDVMAEATVAAHFGGDRKRALAITKKAMRVLAAEPDPLREAWFLVQRSRLVQVLDKGDGWEELATAQELVRGLPPSPVQADILTNVASWKALHQPGPEALADSDRAVAYARLVGDEYIELHARLTRGWLTADAGGVEDGLAEMYAVRDRAEKLHLMNLLGRVSVNLPSSLEAMGRSLEAVAAADHGIEICHSHGLADSEAWVYANQSQSLFSLGHWPQSEAAAASATRLALGPKGKGLAALRHAELAVARGEAAEAEDLLALVRRHFGHRDPQHQYLIDPVRHGMELAASRGRLAEARAAFEELARPGFPPGTQRYALPLLGTAAMIEADARGLPAAEAGRPGVLALIRRCVKNLPMLVPVWAAHGVLIEAELARAEGVDTPAHWARAAEAFDPLSRPYPLAQIHRRWAESLLIAPGDRSTATTLLHRALESARRLGARPLAEAVEQLAARARIPLDGPGAALRPGAAVHPAVLAVPAGGGPDRAERGGEDPAIAAVASFGLTPREQDVHRLVAAGHTNRRIAEELFISPKTASVHVSNILAKLGVSSRGEAAALAHRLRLYPAV